A segment of the Amycolatopsis thermophila genome:
CACCCGCTGGTCCGCAAGGTGTTCTTCACCGGCGGCCCCGAGTCGGCGAAAGCGGTCACCGCCCGCGCCGCCGCGGGACTCAAGCCGACCGTGCTGGAGCTGGGCGGCAAGTCGGCGAACATCTTCTTCGACGACGTCGACGTCGAGCAGGTCACCAACGGGGTGATCGCCGGAATCTTCGCCGCCGCCGGCCAAACCTGTGTCGCCGGATCCCGGCTACTGGTCCAGCACGGCGTCGCCGATGAGCTGGTCAAGGCAATCGGCGAACGGACCCGGCGGATCCGACTCGGTGATCCGACCTCGCCCGACACGGAGATGGGACCGATCTCCCAGGAGAAGATCCACACCGGTGTCGCCCACCGGGTCGCCGAAGCCATCAACGATGGCGCCGCAGTCGTCGCAGGCGGCCCGGATGCGCCCATCCCTGACGCGGGCTGGTTCTACGCCCCCACCGTGCTCGACGGCGTCACCAACGACATGGCCGTCGCCCGCAACGAACTGTTCGGCCCCGTCCTGTCCGTCATCCGGTTCCAGGATGAGGACGAGGCCATCGCGATCGCCAATGACTCCGATTTCGGCCTCGCCGGCGGCGTCTGGACCAACAACCTCCAGCGGGCCCACCGTGTCGCCCGTCAGCTCGAAGCCGGGACCGTGTGGGTCAACACCTACCGGGCCCTGCACTACGGCACCCCGTTCGGCGGCACCAAGACCAGTGGGTACGGCCGCGAAAACGGCCTGGACGGCTTCGCCGAGTTCACCCAGCCCAAATCCATCTGGTTCGAATCCAGCACCGAACCGATGGCCGATCCCTTCACCCTGCGCTGACCGAGCCCGCCGGCAACCAACCCCATCCTGTCAACGACGACGAGGAGAAATGATGAACACCCCCAACAGCTACGACCTCGTGGTAGTCGGTTCCGGCGCCGCCGGACTCGCCGCAGCCGTCAGCTACGCCGAAGCGACCGCCCACCGGGCCCAACCACCGCGAATCGCACTACTCGAGCGATCCACAGAGGACCAGCGAGGCGGGGCAACTCGGTGGACCGGGGCGTTCCTGCGCATCACTGAGGAACGCAAGCTCGACCCCGACTGGGCGGACCACGTCCAGCGGGTCTCCGGCGGGCTGTCCGATTACGAGTACTGCAAGACCCTGGAACGTGAGACCCCGGCCACCCTCAAGTTCATCGAAGACCGCGGGGTCGCCCTGGAATTCAACGAGTTCCCCATCGCGCACACCTTCGCCGACGGCAGCCCCACCATGACCCCGCCCGGCAACCCCGTCGGTGGAGGAGCCTCCATCGTCAAGGCCCTCTCGGCCAAGCTCGACGAACACCCCAACGTCGACGTGCACTTCCAGACCGAAGCCATTCGCCTCACCACCGGCGAGGACGGCGCGGTCGACGGCATCGTCGTACGCGGCCCCGACGGCTACGCCACCCGTCTTGGCGCCGGAGCCGTCGTCCTGGCCTGCGGCGGCTTCGAAGGCAACGCCGAGATGCTCACCCGCTACCTGGGCGCCAATGCGTGCGACCTGCCCCTGATCGCGCCGGGAATCGCCAACAACCGCGGCGACGGTATCCGCATGGCCCTGGAACTCGGCGCCGACACGGCCGGCCAGTTCGACATGATCCACGCCGAACCAGTCGACCGCCGCACCCGGAAAGCCGACGCGGTCCTCTACGGCTACACCGGCGGCATCTTCGTCAACGGCAAGGCCGAACGGTTCTTCGATGAGGGCAGGGACACCTGGGACAACACCTTCGAGCTCATCGGCTACGAGATCTGGCGCCACCAGAACCAGGAGGCCTACTGGATCGCCGACGCGCACAGCCTCGACATCCCCGGGATCCGCAACGCCTGGCTGTCCGACGTACCACCGGAACAGGCCGACACCCTCGACGAGCTCGCCCGCAAGCTCGGGCTGCAACCAGAAGCGCTGGAAAAGACCGTCGCCGACTTCAACTCCGCGGTCGGCCCCGGCGAGTTCGACCACACCCGCTTCGACGGCAAAGCCACCGTCGGGCTGACCCCACCGAAGTCCAACTGGGCCACCCCGCTGGACACCCCACCGTTCATCGGCATCCCGCTCACGGCGGCGATCTGCTTCACCTACGGTGGCATCCGCACCGACACGAACGCCCGCGTGGTGACTCCCAGCGGCGTGCCCATCCCCGGCCTCTACGCCGCGGGAGAGCTCACCGGCCTCTTCTACCACGAGTACCCGCCGGCCACGTCGGTGCTGCGCTCCCTCACCTTCGGCCGCCTCGCCGGACAACACGCCGCGGCACAACTCGCCTGAACCCGGGCCTCCAAATCGCGCGGGCCGCAACCGCACCGGAGCTGCGGCCCGCGCCCTCTCACGCCCATTTGACGGCGCGCGCCCGCTCATCGAGTTTCGCCCGCCAACCTCCAGTCCTCACCGCACCGCCAGGAGCGAGATCGCATGCAGCCCAGCGCACCAGACGCCGGGAGGGCCGCGGCACACGTTGCCGCGCGCCTGGACCGGCTGCCGGTCACCAGATGGCACCGCAAGATGACCTTCTTGGTCGGCATCGGCACGTTTTTCGACATGTACGAGGTGTTCCTCGGTGGTGTGATGGCCGCGGTCATCGCCCAGCAGTGGCACCTGACCGGAACAGAGAAGTCCGCCGTGGTCGGCGCCGCGTTCCTCGGGATGTTCTTCGGGTCCAGCCTGCTCGGAGTCCTGGCCGACCGGCTGGGACGGCGCACCATGTTCCTGGTCAACCTCGGCGCCTACGGGCTCGCCAGCCTGCTCACCGCCGCCTCGCCCAACTTGGCGTGGCTACTGGGGCTGCGGTTCATCACCGGCCTCGGCGTCGGCGCGGAACTGACCCTGGTCGACACCTACCTGGCCGAGTTCCTGCCCCGGACCGTACGCGGCCGCTACATCGCCTGGGCCTACACCCTCGGCTTCATCGCCGTGCCGATCGTGGCGTTCGTCGCGGCGAAAACCGTGGCCGCGCACACGGTGTTCGGCCTCGCGGGCTGGCGAATGCTGCTCATCCTCGGCGCGACCGGATCGATCGTGATCTGGCTCGCGCGGCGTCAACTGCCCGAGTCGCCACGCTGGCTGGCCGTGCAGCGTCGATCCGCCGAAGCCGAGCAGGTGGTCGCCCGGATCGAGTCCATCGTGCAACGTCAATCGGGCGCGGCGTTGCCGCCCGTTCCCACTACCGAGGCGGCGCAGGTGCATCGAGTGCCGCTGAGCGGAATGTTCCGTGGCGAGCTGCGCAACCGCACGATCATGTGGTGGATCTTCCAGGTGTTGCAGACCGTCGCCTACTACGGTTTCGGTGCTCTGGCGCCCATCGTGCTGACCGCCAAGGGGTTCGACATCACCTCGTCGCTGGGGTACGCGGCGGCCAGTTTCCTCGGCTATCCGGTCGGATCGGCGCTGTCGATTCCGCTGGTGGACCGGTTCGAGCGGAAACGGTTGATCATCGTTTCCGCTTTGGGGATCGCGCTTTTCGGCCTGCTGTTCGGCATGGCCGCATCGTCCGCGCTGATCGTCACCACCGGGTTCCTGCTGACCGTGTGCAGCAACGTGTTTTCCAACTCGTTCCACATCTATCAGACCGAGATCTTCCCGACCAGCCTGCGCAGCAGCGCGATCGGCATCGCCTATTCGTTGTCCCGCCTCACCTCCGCGGTACTGCCCTTCGTCGCGATCACGGCGCTTGACCACCTCGGCGCCACCGCGGTGTTTTTTGGCTCGGCCGTACTGATCGGCGTGCTGTGCCTGGATGTCGGCCTGCTCGGCCCGCGCAGCACCGGCCGCCCGCTGGAAACTGTCGCCGAGCGCACCCCCAGCGCCACCGAAAGCGCGCCCGCGTCGGAAACCGCGTGACAGTACCCGACGGGTCATGGGGACCACCAGCTCCCCAGTCGTGATCCGCACGGGAGTGTCACGTGACTTGGGCAAGTTCTGCAGAAGGGCAAGCCCGAGACCCCCGGGGTAAGGCGAACTGGGTGGATGGGGGCGAGTCCAAACGTGGCGATGCCCGCAGGAGGGGCAGGTGTCCCGCAACAGCGGTGTGGTGGCGGGTGCAGGCGAAGCGACAGGTCAGCCGCCAGGACAGAATCCAGCGATTTTCGTTCTCGGACAGGAGCGGGGCAGAACCGTGACCATCTCAGTCCCGCGCCACCAGCGCGGGAGTCTGCCAGGGCCCGAACATCGCCGGCAGGTTCCGCCACGCGATCCCGCACCGATACCGGTAGATAATGCCCTCGGCCATCGCCCGCGGATCCGAAAACGGCCGCCCGGGTCTCCCCGTGCGCGCCGGCAGCAAGTCCTTGATCAACGCCCACTGCTCATCCGAGAGCAACTCAAACCACGACCCGACTAGCGGACCTGGAGCAGGCGATCATCGACAGCTACGAGCGGCTGTGCGTGCGGTGCACGGACGTCAACCTCCCGGTGGCCGTGCGCAGCTCGGCGACCGGGGAGGACGGCTCGCACGCCAGTTTCGCGGGCATCTTCGACACCTACCTCGGGGTCACCGGGCCACAGGCGGTGATCGAGTCGGTGCGGAACTGCTGGGGCAGCCTGTTCACCGCACGCGCCCTGGCTACCGGCATCGCAACGGGATCTCGCACCACGCCAATGCCGGCGGTGCGGGCGAGCGACTCGATCGGCTGCCGGACCGGCTTGAGCAGGTTCTGGGCCGGGTGCGGGGTTCGGTTGCGGTAGGACGGTTGCAGCAGCCGCACCCCGCGGTCGGCGCGGTCGGTGTCCAGTTCGCGGGAGACGGCGCCCTTGTCGCCCAGAATGAGCGGTCCTGGTATCAGCACCTGACGCTCGTCGAGCTTGGGGGCGGGGCGCCGGCCTCGGGTCCGGCGGGGTGCCGGACCCCGACGCATCGAGATCCGGCCGAGTGGTGACGACGAGTTCGGCGCCTGGCCGGAGACCGCCGCGGACGGCTTCGGCCACCCCGGCACGCAGGGGCCGCCCGACCACGCGTTCCTCACACGCGCCATGCGCGAGCTCGCGGCGGGCGGCGTCCAGCGCTACCTGGCGCGGTGCGACGGGGTCGTCGCTGGTGCCGTCGGCATGTGCGTCACCGGCGGCCAGGCCCAGTTCACCGGGGCCGCGACCCTGCCCGGCTACCGGCGCCGGGGCATCCAGGCCGCCCTGCTGTCCGTGCGGCTCGCCGACCAGCAGGCTGGATTTCCCTGGACAATCCACCCCTGAGCCATCGAGCAGCCAAGCCGGAGAATGCGTTCACCTTCGCATGCCGGGCACGGGTGGCGTTATTGGTCGGTTCGGTGTGCGTCGTTGTGAGGTCAGCTTGGCCGGTAGGCGGCGAGGAAGGCATCTGCCCCGTCGTCGGCGATCCGCTGCAGTTCTCGTGGTGATGGCATCGGCCCGTCGGGGTCGAACAGCGCGGTATCGAGGGTTGCGCCGAGCACGAGGTAGGAGAAGTGCTCGGCGGCTCGTTTCGGGTCGGGTGTGTTCAGCGCGCCGCGCGCGTGCAACTCGCCGAATGCCTCGGTAAGGGCATTCATGACCCGCCCGGGCGCACGCCGGTAGTATTCGGCGGCGAGTTCGGGGAATCGGGTCGCCTCCAGGATGATGAGCCGGCGCAGCCGCAACACCTGTGGCTGCGCGACCGCCGCGAGGTGCCGGCGGGCCAGTTCACGTATCGCGGTGGGCACGTCAGTCGCGTCCGGCAAGCCCGCGACGAGCCGATCGGCGAAATCCTGCGCGGTCGCGGTATATCCGAGCACGATCTCGGTGAACAGGGTGTCCTTGTCTCCGAAGTTGTTGTACACGCTGCGTTTCGACACCCGGGCCAGGCTGGCGATGTCGTCGACGCTGGTGCCCTGGTAGCCGTTACGCAGGAAGAGTGTGGTCGCGGCCTCGGCGACGGCCATCCGTGTCCGCGCCACGCGCGGGTCGGGTCCGCGCTCCGCGTTCGTGGCCGACCGTGGCGCGGCTGCGGGGATGCGCACGATCAGGACGTCTTCCGGGCCGGTTAGGTCCGAGGGTGGCATCAGGATCCTCTCGCAGAAACGCTCCACTCAACTTCTTGCACTCAATAGTACCAGACGGTACTGTCCTGTGCAGTATCCACCGGTACTCATGAGTGCAGAAAGTGAGCGCGCGATGTCGACCACCACCATGACCCACCCGAACCCCTGTGACCGCCCCGGCACGGTTACGCGCTCCCTGCTCGGCTACGGCCTGCTCGCCGGGCCGTTCTACCTGGTCGCCGGTCTGATCGAGGCGCTGACCCGCAGCGGGTACCAGTTCACCAGGCATGACCTGAGCCTGCTCGCCAACGGAGCGCCCGGCTGGATCCACGTCGCCGTCCTGGTGGTCACCGGCCTGATGACCATCACCGCCGCGGCCGGCATGCGCCGCGCCCTCGCCGGGACCCCGGGCGGCCGGTGGGGCCCGCGGCTCGTCGCCGGTTACGGACTGGGACTCGTCGCCGCGGGAGTGTTCGTCGCCGATCCGATGAACGGATTCCCGGTCGGTACCCCTGACGGCCCGCCCGTTCACCCGACCGTCCACGGTGTGCTGCACGTTGTCACCGGCGGGCTCGGATTCCTCTGCCTGATCGCGGCCACCGCCGTACTGGCCCGCACGTTCGCTCGAGCGGGCCGACGCGGTTGGGCCTGGTACTCGCGTGGCACCGGCGTCGCGTTCCTCGCCGGGTTCGCCGGCATCGCATCCGGCGCCAGCAGCCCGCCCGTCATCCTGGGATTCTGGGCCGCTGTCGTCATCGCTTTCGCCTGGCTCGCCGCCCTGTCCCTGCACCTCTACCGCGCACAGTGAGGACCCGGCCATGAAGCTCCGCGCCACGATCGAACTCACCGGAAAGACCACCACCGGCATCGAGGTTCCGCCTGACCTTCTCTCCGCACTGGGCGGTGGCAAGCGCCCGCCGGTGCGGGTGACCATCAACGGATACACCTACCGCACCAGCATCGGCGTCATGGCCGGTCGGTACCTCATCCCCGTCAGCAGCGACGTACGCACGGCGGCAGGCGTCGCGGCGGGGGACGAAGTGGACACCGAACTCGAGCTCGACACCAGCCCGCGAGAACTCGACGTGCCACCCGAACTCGCCGAGGCGATGGACACCGGCACCCGCGAATTCTTCGACGGACTGTCCTACAGCCGCAAACAACGATTCGTACTGCCGATACAACAAGCCAAAACACCAGAAACCCGGCAACGTCGCATCGCCAAAGCCATCGCCGCCCTCCGCGACCGCAAACCCGAACCATGACGCGAAGTGCTGTACACGGGGATGCCGTGGGAGTTCCTGCCGCAGGAGCTGGGATACGGCTCCGGGATGACGTGCTGGCGACGGCTGCGGGACCGAAGCCGGGGTGTGGCAGGAGTTGCACGAGCTGCTTCTGGCCAGGTGAGCGCGGCCGGGCTGCTCGACTGGTCTCGGGCTGCGGTCGATGGCTCGCATGTCCGGGCGCTGAAAGGACGCCGAAAACCGGGCCGAGCCCGGTCGACCGAGCCCGCACCAGCTCCAAACACATCTGATCACCGAAGATGGCGGTATTCCGCTGGCGGTGACGCTGACCGGCGGGAACCGCAACGACATCACCCAGCGTGCCCGCTGCTGGAGGCCCACCCGCCGGTGCGAGGCCGGCATGGGCGGCCCCGCCGCCGTCCCGACAGCTTGTATGCCGACCGCGCCTACGCACCCGGTGGGAAATCCTGACGACATCCACCAAGCCTTCCTCGGCATCGCCTGCAGCATCCGGCGAGGTCAATGGCACGCGCAACGATCCGGCGTGCACGAACCTCGACCCCTGTTACCCCTCGCGGATGAACTTGACCTGTGCGTCCTCGCGGTGACGCCGTGGATCGCCAGCAACCGCTGTGCAAGAGGGCGGCCGTGTTCAGGCCACGGTCGCTGAAGAACCGCGGGGTCAGTCGGTGATTTCGCGGTGTGGAGGGTGGGGGTGAGGCGGACGGACTGGGCGGGCTCGTCGCGCACGACGGCGGGATCGGCAGTTCGGCGGCCAGTGAGGTGTCGTTGAACCGGACGACCGCGCAGTCCAGGCCTGCCCATCCGCGACCGCGGCGAAGTCGTTGACGGGGAACAGCACCGACGGCCGACATCTGGTCATGAGGATCTTCTCGCCCGCTTCCCGGCCGCCCCAGGTGGTCACACCGGGGTAGCACGATGTCGCTTCGCCGATATCGCGCCCCGTTCCCGCAGCGGAGCGTAGTCACTTTCGATTCACATTGGGTCATCCTGTGACCTATGCCGCAGTCGACCTTCCGTGCCCGCTCTCTCGTGCCTGATCGCGCGTTTTTCGCGAGGTCACCACCTCTGAGGTTGCCGGCTGGGCGCTTGCCAAATCGTCGTTAGTGAATCATCATGCACTAACGGCCCTGTGAGCCGCAGCAGGCTGTCGTGGCGGACAAAGGAGTTGGAGTGGACTTTCGGGAAACGTCCGAGCACAGGGATCTCCGGGACACGGTACGGGCGATCACCGCGAAGTTCGGCCCGGAGTACTACGTGCCGCGAGCCGAGGCCGGTGAGCCGACCGCGGAGCTGTGGGCGGAGCTAGGGCACCACGGGTTCCTCGGGATCAATCTGCCCGAGGAGTACGGCGGGGGTGGCGCCGGGCTGGTCGAGCTCGCGATGGTGTGCGAGGAGACGGCCGCGGCCGGCTGCCCGATGCTGCTGCTGCTGGTGTCGGCGGCGATCTCGGGCGAGATGATCTCGGACTTCGGCACGGACGAGCAACGGCGCCACTGGCTGCCGCGGATGGCCTCGGGTGAGGCGAAGGTGGTCTTCGGGATCACGGAGCCGGACGCAGGGTCGAACACGCACCGCCTGTCGACCGTAGCCCGTCGCGACGGCGGGGACTTCCTCATCAGCGGCACCAAGCACTACATCTCCGGGGTGGACGAGGCCGAAGCCATCCTGCTCGTCACCCGGTCCGGCGTAGACGAGACGACCGGGCACGCCGTGCTGTCGCTGTTCATCGTGCCCACGGACACACCCGGCCTGGTGGCCACGCCGCTGCCGGTGTCGGCGAAGCTGCCGGAGAAGCAGTTCGTCCTGCACTTCGACGATCTCCGCGCTCCGGCGGAGTGGCTCGTCGGCGAGGAGGGCAACGGGTTCCGGCAGGTGTTTCACGGGCTCAACCCGGAACGCATCACGGGCGCGGCCCTGTGCGTCGGGATCGCCCGCCACGTGTTGCACCAGGCCGCGGAGTACGCCTCGACGCGGTCGGTGTGGGGCAAGCCGATCGGCACCCACCAGGGAGTCTCACATCCGCTGGCCAAGGCGAGGATCGAGACGGACCTGGCCGCGTTGATGACCACGAAGGCGGCCTGGCTACACGACAACGAGCTTCCTGCGGGCGAGGCGGCCAACATGGCGAAGTACGCGGCGGCCGAGGCCGCGGGGGCCGCTGCCGAGGCGGCGATCCAGGCGCACGGCGGCAACGGGCTCGCCACCGAGTACGGCCTGATGCCGTACTGGGCCATCTCACGCCTGCTCCGGATCGCGCCGGTGAGCCGGGAGATGGTGCTCAACTTCGTCGCCCAGCACACCCTCGGCCTGCCCCGTTCCTACTGAGCAACAGAATGGACCACCGCGCGATGACCACAGTGCTCCGTTCCGCGCTGAATACGGCGGACGAGACCTACCAGACGAACTACCGGCATCAGCAGCAGGTGCTCGCCGAGCTCGACGAGCAGATCCAAGCTGCCATTGCCGGTGGCGGCCCGCGCTACCAGCAACGGCACCGGGACCGCGGCCGGCTGCTGGTCCGCGAGCGCATCGAGCTGCTGCTCGACCGGGATGCGTCCTTCCTCGAACTGTCCACCCTCGCGGCCTGGGGCACGCAGTTCCCGGTCGGCGCGTCGGTGGTGACCGGCATCGGTGTCGTCTCGGGCGTCGAATGCGTGCTGATCGCCCACGACCCGACCGTGCGCGGAGGGGCGATGAACCCGTACTCGCTGAAGAAGACGTTGCGAGCACTGGAAATCGCGCGGGTCAACCGGTTGCCGGTGATCAACCTGGTGGAGTCCGGTGGCGCCGACCTGCCGACGCAGTCGGAGCTGTTCGTGCATGCCGGGAAGATCTTCCACGATCTCACCGAGCTCTCCTCGATGGCGATCCCGACGATCGCGCTCGTGTTCGGCAACTCCACGGCCGGTGGGGCCTACGTTCCCGGCATGTGCGACTACGCGGTCATGGTCGACCAGCAGGCGAAGGTGTTCCTCGGAGGGCCACCGCTGGTGAAGATGGCCACCGGCGAGGACGCCGACGACGAGGAACTGGGCGGCGCGGCCATGCACGCGAAGACATCCGGGCTGTGCGACCACTTCGCCGCGGACGAGCGCGACTGCATCCGGATCGGCCGCCAGATCGTGTCCGAGCTCGGCTGGCGCAAGCTCGGTCCCGGTCCGACGCTGCCCGCCGACGAGCCGCTCTACGACCCGGACGAGCTGCTGGGCATCGCGCCGGCGGACATCAAGGTGCCCTTCGACCCGCGTGAGGTGATCGCCCGGGTCGTCGACGGCTCCCGGTTCGGGGAGTACAAGCCCTTGTGGGGTACCAGCCTGGTAACCGGGTGGGCCTCGGTGCACGGCTTCCCGGTCGGCATCCTCGCCAACGCGCGCGGGGTGCTGTTCAGCGAGGAGGCCAAGAAGGCCAGCGAGTTCATCCAGCTCGCGAACCAGACCGACACACCGCTGCTGTTCCTGCAGAACACCACCGGGTACATGGTCGGCAAGAACTACGAGCAGGGCGGGATCATCAAGGACGGGGCCAAGATGATCAACTCGGTCGCCAACAGCAAGGTCCCGCACATCACCATCAACCTGGCGGCTTCGTTCGGCGCGGGAAACTACGGCATGTCCGGCCGCGCTTACGACCCGCGGCTGATGTTCGCCTGGGCCGGGTCGCGGCTTGCGGTGATGGGCGCCGCGCAGCTCGCCGGCGTGATGTCCATCGTGGCCAGGCAGTCCGCCGCGGCATCCGGGCGGGAGTTCGACACCGAGGCCGACGAGCGCAACCGCGCGGCGATCGAGGCGCAGATCGACAAGGAGTCGCACTCGTTCTTCGTCACCGCCCGGCTCTACGACGACGGACTCATCGACCCGCGCGATACCCGCACCGTGCTCGGCATCGCGTTGTCCGCCGCGCACTCCAACATCGTCGCCGGCCAGCGTGGCTACGGCGTCTTCCGGATGTGAGGACTACCTGAGATGACCACCCAGACCAGTCCGGCCCGGCACCGGATCCGGAAGCTGCTCGTGGCCAACCGCGGCGAGATCGCGGAACGGATCATCCGGTCCGCGCGTGCGCTGGACATCGCCACCGTCGCGGTGCACTCCGAGCCCGACGCCGACGCCCTGTTCGTCGAAGCGGCGGACGAGGCGGTCCTGCTCCCCGGCGCCGCGTCTGCGGACACCTACCTGCGCGCGGACCGCATCGTCGACGCCGCGCTGGCCACTGGCGCGGACGCGATCCATCCCGGCTACGGGTTCCTGTCCGAGAACGCCGAGTTCGCCCGCAGGTGCGACGAGGCCGGCCTGGTCTTCATCGGGCCGCCGGTCGAGGCGATCGAGGCGATGGGCTCCAAGATCGCGGCGAAGGAGCTGATGGCGAAGGCCGGGGTGCCGGTGCTGCCGGGCGCCACGATCGACGACGCGGACGAGGTCGACACCGCCGCGGTCACCGCGATGGCCGAGGACATCGGTTACCCCCTGCTGGTCAAGGCCGCCTTCGGTGGCGGGGGTCGCGGAATGCGGATCGTCCGGGACGCCACCGAGGTCGTCGACGCCGTGGTGGGCGCGCGGCGCGAGGCCGCGTCAGCGTTTGGCAACGGCACCGTGTTCCTCGAGCGGTTCGTCGAGAACCCACGGCACGTCGAGGTGCAGATCTTCGGCGACACCCACGGCAGGGTGGTGCACCTGTTCGAACGCGAGTGCTCGATCCAGCGCCGCTACCAGAAGATCATCGAGGAGGCGCCGTCGCCCGCTGTGGACGAGGCGCTGCGCGCACGGCTTGGCGAGGCCGCTGTCGCAGCGGGCGCCGCGATCGGCTACACCGGCGCCGGGACCGTCGAGTTCGTGATGGCGCCCACCGGCGAGTTCTTCTTCCTCGAGGTCAACACCCGGCTCCAGGTCGAGCACCCGGTCACCGAGGAGATCACCGGGCTCGACCTGGTTGCGCTGCAGATCCAGGTCGCCGAAGGCGAGCCTCTGCCGGCCGAAGCCCTCAACCCGACGATCAGCGGCCACGCCGTCGAAGCGCGCCTGTACGCCGAAGACCCGGTAGCCGACTACCTGCCCGGCAGCGGCACCCTGCACCGCTTCCGCATCCCGGACCTGCCCGGGGTGCGCGTCGACACCGGGGTCCGCGACGGTTCGGTCGTCGGGACCAACTACGACCCGATGCTCGCCAAGGTGATCGCACACGGCCGGACCCGCACCGACGCCGTGCGCAGGCTCGCCAGGGCACTGGCGGACGCGCGGATCCACGGTCTGGTGACCAACCGGGACCTGCTCGTGGCGATCCTGCGGGAGCCCGAGTTCGTGGCCGGCGCCACCGACACCGGGTACCTCACCCGGCACCCGCCCGCCACCCTCGTCGGCACGCCTGGCAAGGACGTCATCGCCGTGCACGCGCTGGCCGCGGCCCTCGCGAGCCAGGCCGCCCGCCGGGCCGGCGCCCCGGTGCAACGCGCGGTGCCCTCCGGCTGGCGCAACGTGGTGAGCTCCCCGCAACGCGCCGAGTACCGCATTGGCGAAACCGAGGTGGACGTCGCCTACCGGATCACCCGGAACGGGCTGGCCGCCGAGGTCGACGGAACGCCGGTGAGCGGGCTCGCGCTGCTCGAGGCCCGGCCTGACCTGGTTGACCTGCGCGTCGACGGGGTGCGGCGCCGAGTGCACGTGCACGCCGTCAACGACGCGGTGTACTGCGACAGTGTGCTCGGCGGGACCACA
Coding sequences within it:
- a CDS encoding aldehyde dehydrogenase; the encoded protein is MTMDRHDHWIAGRAVSPHSGDYLPTLDPMTTRPWAEIARGDAEDIDRAVTAAQDAFPAWRATAPSRRAETLWKLGDLIAEHADELAQLESRDAGKVIREVRGQQVALRNWYHYYATLAHHMEGRHIPHDSRTLTAITVREPYGVIGVIPAFNSPMFLGAMGLAPALAAGNTVVVKPPEVNALSLRLLGQLAQQAGLPDGCLNIVHGYGHEAGDALVGHPLVRKVFFTGGPESAKAVTARAAAGLKPTVLELGGKSANIFFDDVDVEQVTNGVIAGIFAAAGQTCVAGSRLLVQHGVADELVKAIGERTRRIRLGDPTSPDTEMGPISQEKIHTGVAHRVAEAINDGAAVVAGGPDAPIPDAGWFYAPTVLDGVTNDMAVARNELFGPVLSVIRFQDEDEAIAIANDSDFGLAGGVWTNNLQRAHRVARQLEAGTVWVNTYRALHYGTPFGGTKTSGYGRENGLDGFAEFTQPKSIWFESSTEPMADPFTLR
- a CDS encoding FAD-binding protein → MNTPNSYDLVVVGSGAAGLAAAVSYAEATAHRAQPPRIALLERSTEDQRGGATRWTGAFLRITEERKLDPDWADHVQRVSGGLSDYEYCKTLERETPATLKFIEDRGVALEFNEFPIAHTFADGSPTMTPPGNPVGGGASIVKALSAKLDEHPNVDVHFQTEAIRLTTGEDGAVDGIVVRGPDGYATRLGAGAVVLACGGFEGNAEMLTRYLGANACDLPLIAPGIANNRGDGIRMALELGADTAGQFDMIHAEPVDRRTRKADAVLYGYTGGIFVNGKAERFFDEGRDTWDNTFELIGYEIWRHQNQEAYWIADAHSLDIPGIRNAWLSDVPPEQADTLDELARKLGLQPEALEKTVADFNSAVGPGEFDHTRFDGKATVGLTPPKSNWATPLDTPPFIGIPLTAAICFTYGGIRTDTNARVVTPSGVPIPGLYAAGELTGLFYHEYPPATSVLRSLTFGRLAGQHAAAQLA
- a CDS encoding MFS transporter, with protein sequence MTFLVGIGTFFDMYEVFLGGVMAAVIAQQWHLTGTEKSAVVGAAFLGMFFGSSLLGVLADRLGRRTMFLVNLGAYGLASLLTAASPNLAWLLGLRFITGLGVGAELTLVDTYLAEFLPRTVRGRYIAWAYTLGFIAVPIVAFVAAKTVAAHTVFGLAGWRMLLILGATGSIVIWLARRQLPESPRWLAVQRRSAEAEQVVARIESIVQRQSGAALPPVPTTEAAQVHRVPLSGMFRGELRNRTIMWWIFQVLQTVAYYGFGALAPIVLTAKGFDITSSLGYAAASFLGYPVGSALSIPLVDRFERKRLIIVSALGIALFGLLFGMAASSALIVTTGFLLTVCSNVFSNSFHIYQTEIFPTSLRSSAIGIAYSLSRLTSAVLPFVAITALDHLGATAVFFGSAVLIGVLCLDVGLLGPRSTGRPLETVAERTPSATESAPASETA
- a CDS encoding transposase, whose product is MLSDEQWALIKDLLPARTGRPGRPFSDPRAMAEGIIYRYRCGIAWRNLPAMFGPWQTPALVARD
- a CDS encoding PEP/pyruvate-binding domain-containing protein; translated protein: MRCTDVNLPVAVRSSATGEDGSHASFAGIFDTYLGVTGPQAVIESVRNCWGSLFTARALATGIATGSRTTPMPAVRASDSIGCRTGLSRFWAGCGVRLR
- a CDS encoding GNAT family N-acetyltransferase, with the translated sequence MGAGRRPRVRRGAGPRRIEIRPSGDDEFGAWPETAADGFGHPGTQGPPDHAFLTRAMRELAAGGVQRYLARCDGVVAGAVGMCVTGGQAQFTGAATLPGYRRRGIQAALLSVRLADQQAGFPWTIHP
- a CDS encoding TetR/AcrR family transcriptional regulator, which produces MERFCERILMPPSDLTGPEDVLIVRIPAAAPRSATNAERGPDPRVARTRMAVAEAATTLFLRNGYQGTSVDDIASLARVSKRSVYNNFGDKDTLFTEIVLGYTATAQDFADRLVAGLPDATDVPTAIRELARRHLAAVAQPQVLRLRRLIILEATRFPELAAEYYRRAPGRVMNALTEAFGELHARGALNTPDPKRAAEHFSYLVLGATLDTALFDPDGPMPSPRELQRIADDGADAFLAAYRPS
- a CDS encoding DUF998 domain-containing protein produces the protein MSTTTMTHPNPCDRPGTVTRSLLGYGLLAGPFYLVAGLIEALTRSGYQFTRHDLSLLANGAPGWIHVAVLVVTGLMTITAAAGMRRALAGTPGGRWGPRLVAGYGLGLVAAGVFVADPMNGFPVGTPDGPPVHPTVHGVLHVVTGGLGFLCLIAATAVLARTFARAGRRGWAWYSRGTGVAFLAGFAGIASGASSPPVILGFWAAVVIAFAWLAALSLHLYRAQ
- a CDS encoding YdeI/OmpD-associated family protein; protein product: MKLRATIELTGKTTTGIEVPPDLLSALGGGKRPPVRVTINGYTYRTSIGVMAGRYLIPVSSDVRTAAGVAAGDEVDTELELDTSPRELDVPPELAEAMDTGTREFFDGLSYSRKQRFVLPIQQAKTPETRQRRIAKAIAALRDRKPEP